One stretch of Zingiber officinale cultivar Zhangliang chromosome 6B, Zo_v1.1, whole genome shotgun sequence DNA includes these proteins:
- the LOC121989636 gene encoding uncharacterized protein LOC121989636 gives MDKQANQKIVNSECSIFQKFASKRDSEHSSVEDLVNGDSLMNPREYVRNHGSLLSLQPWIFRKGSCPKDKEMMKVHGNHYEITGNGMDDFSNNSLIESFPSVNLSFTHDRGQSSLRSRSSHRKSTRPLSSLENCLIPHLYDENFEFEEFAFSSFPSSTLSSTRPLVVTDGNNVISKSSYGPADINLHSGADNTNMKSLFGVSPLPEFRTPKRKSRQTLPHKLDPSNTRRPQRLAHHKDSVDVLHVFSVGVSLGIISTILSNKKEIENLNGMLKTSEDLVHDLQEELEMKDIVTVKELAHEAGGSQKPSIVKDENNHKCLPVEVLRSEIEAELEIELEKLELSINSSSLDGKMSALGELDPDLIADFTDGELKAEKLSGRISEDQAMNASNSDSSSENPTHSANYSVSPQELSLRLHKVIQFRLEERIEQLERTLKQTQKQLQLLESDHHLSQRAFSSSDMGSSSNLDSPTGTAGNIALVQPFCLNLTGEALDAYDEVYEEFVRASNMEENRPMTTYSKDQCEHYLHSSYENLVQEMHEPKSPRRESIGIQKLKNKETFDGDEIDDEYDNDDDEDDEMNTLIKQILEKTRQGSPTAQHVQRMLSSMDDD, from the exons ATGGACAAGCAGGCCAATCAGAAGATAGTGAATTCAGAATGTAGTATTTTTCAGAAATTTGCTTCTAAACGAGATTCTGAACATTCTTCGGTTGAAGATCTTGTTAATGGAGATTCCTTAATGAATCCAAGGGAATATGTCAGGAACCATGGATCTCTTCTCAGTTTGCAACCATGGATTTTCAGAAAAGGAAGTTGTCCAAAGGATAAGGAAATGATGAAGGTGCACGGTAATCATTATGAGATAACAGGGAATGGAATGGATGATTTCAGTAATAACTCACTCATAGAGAGTTTCCCGAGTGTTAATCTGAGTTTTACACATGATAGAGGTCAAAGCTCTTTGAGAAGCAGGTCTTCTCACCGCAAATCAACTAGACCTCTTTCTTCCTTGGAAAACTGCCTCATCCCTCATCTGTAcgatgaaaattttgaatttgaggAGTTTGCTTTCAGTTCATTTCCTTCTTCCACTTTATCAAGCACGAGGCCACTCGTTGTTACTGATGGAAACAACGTAATTAGCAAATCCAGTTATGGACCTGCCGACATAAATTTGCATAGTGGCGCAGACAACACAAACATGAAGAGTCTATTCGGAGTTTCTCCTCTTCCTGAATTTAGAACACCAAAAAGAAAGAGCAGACAGACACTGCCTCATAAGTTAGATCCTTCCAACACTAGAAGGCCACAGAGGCTTGCTCATCACAAAG ATTCAGTTGATGTGTTACATGTCTTCTCTGTTGGAGTTAGCCTTGGAATCATATCGACTATACTATCGAACAAAAAAGAAATAGAGAATTTAAATGGCATGTTGAAGACCTCAGAGGACTTGGTTCATGATTTGCAAGAGGAATTGGAGATGAAGGATATCGTAACTGTAAAAGAATTGGCTCATGAAGCTGGTGGGAGCCAGAAACCAAGTATTGTGAAGGATGAGAATAACCATAAATGCTTGCCTGTGGAAGTGTTGAGGAGTGAAATAGAAGCGGAGCTTGAGATTGAGCTGGAGAAATTAGAACTAAGCATTAATTCTTCCAGCCTCGATGGAAAAATGTCAGCACTTGGTGAG CTTGATCCAGACCTAATAGCTGATTTTACAGATGGAGAACTAAAAGCAGAGAAACTCTCTGGTAGAATCTCTGAGGACCAGGCTATGAATGCAAGCAACAGCGACAGCTCCTCAGAGAACCCAACACACAGTGCGAACTATTCGGTTTCACCACAAGAGTTGAGTTTACGTCTGCACAAAGTGATTCAATTCAGACTTGAAGAACGCATTGAACAGCTAGAGAGAACACTAAAGCAAACACAGAAGCAACTCCAATTGCTAGAATCAGATCACCATCTCTCTCAGAGAGCTTTCTCCAGCAGCGACATGGGATCTTCCTCGAATCTTGATAGCCCAACTGGCACCGCAGGAAACATTGCCTTGGTTCAGCCGTTTTGCTTGAACCTCACCGGAGAAGCCCTGGATGCATACGACGAAGTTTATGAAGAGTTTGTGCGGGCATCAAACATGGAGGAAAACCGACCAATGACAACTTACTCGAAAGACCAATGTGAACATTACTTGCATTCATCGTATGAGAATTTGGTACAGGAAATGCACGAACCAAAATCTCCTAGGAGGGAATCAATTGGGATCcagaaattgaagaacaaggaaacATTCGATGGCGATGAGATCGATGATGAGTATGATAATGATGACGATGAAGACGATGAAATGAATACTCTAATCAAACAGATTTTAGAGAAAACTAGGCAGGGATCACCAACCGCACAACATGTACAAAGAATGCTGTCTTCCATGGATGACGATTAA